CTTCCACGGCGGGAGTCATCTCCGCCGGAGTCTTTGTTAAGAAATGCTTTGACTTTGACCAATTCGTCATCGTCCAGGCTCGCAAGTGCAGACCCTTTCCCAGTAACACCTGCGCGATTGCAAATGTCGACGAGTTGCTTGCTATCTACCTGAAGTTCTTTAGCTAACGCGTAAATTCGTATGGGCACTTGTGCCTTCCTGCTGAGTTCTCTGGTGATGAAGGAGGCAGGACTACCTCGCATATCATCTGTTACCGGGACCAATCATCCTACGTCCCGCCAAATATCTTGCCAACCACGAGCCAAACGCCTGATTGTCATAACCAGAGGTTCGGTGAATCCGGCAGCCCGCACACGAGTGCGACCTCAGCCCGATTCGTTTCGCTATTGGGAACTCATCGGGAAAGGCCTCGCCGCCGAGGTGATACGAAATTAAGGCTCCGCTTTATCATTGTGCGGAGCCATCCTTGAGTTTTTCATCGCGAATTCGCCGGCGTTCAGCTTCCATGGCCCGTTCGGCCTGTTCCGCTTGCTGCTCGGCCAGATCGCGTATCTGTTCAACTTGCTCTTCCGTGTACTCGCCCATCTCCATCAATGCATCCGTCTCGATGACCGAAAGGTCGTCGTAGGACAGGAAGCCTTCGCCGACCAATTGTTCGGCGACTTCTTCCGTAATGCCTTCAATGGTGCTGAACCCAGACACGGCACGTTCGATCTGCTCTTCGAGTTCTTCGCGGAGCATGATCTCGATGTCCCAGCCACACAGTTTGCTTGCGAGACGGACATTTTGGCCTCGACGACCGATTGCCAAGGAAAGCTGATCTTCGCGAACCAAGACGATGGCGCGACCCATCATCTGGCACAAAATCACTTCCTCGACCTCTGCCGGTTGCAAGGCATTGGTGATCAGTTCTTGCGGATTCTCGCTCCAGCGCACGATGTCGATGCGTTCGCCGGCAAGTTCATCCACGATATTTTTGATTCGATTACCACGAACACCAACGCAGGCGCCAACACAGTCGACGCGCTGATCCGAGCTATCGACGGCGACCTTGCTACGGTAGCCAGGCTCGCGGCTGATGTTGCGAATCTCGATGACGTTCTCGGTAATTTCGGGGATTTCCTGTTCGAACAGACGTTCCACGAACTTTTTATTGGTACGGCTGAGAACCACTTTCACGCGGCTCCCTTGCTTGCGCACCTCGAATATCACCGCTCGCACGCGATCGTTCGCATGGAACGATTCGCCCGGGATTTGTTCGCTACGTGGGAGGATCGCTTCCACGTTATCCAAGGTGACGATCGTCGCACCACCCTCACTGCGATGGACGATACCGTTGACCATTTGGCCGATCAGGTCGTCGTACTCTTCGTGCAGCGCATCCCGTTCGGCTTCACGGATCTTCTGAATAATGACTTGCTTGGCAGTTTGAGCACCGATACGGCCTACGGTCTCTTCCGGATCCATGGGGACACCGTCGATATGACCGCTAATGGAACCGTCTTTTCGATCGATATTGATCACCACCTCGGCGTCCTCGGAATGGTACTTCCGCGAAGCGGAAACCAATGCCGATTCGATCGCCTGGAAGACGATTTCCTTGTCGATCTTTTTGTCCCGGTGAATCGCATCTACGATTCGCAAGACTTCAGACGGATTCATGAGTCCTTCACTTTCAACGATAATTGCTACCCTGGGTTGGTGAGTCGATGGACTCCCTTCCATTGGCCCAGGGCAGGCTTACTTCCGGCAATGGTCTGCCGCGTTTTACCAAATTGTAAGTCGGTCTTTCGAATACCACGTGGGTTGCCGAATTAGTCTCGCCCTGGTGAGGACAGACGCAGACCTGTTTTTCCATCGAACCAGTGCAACGTTGTCGCCCGGAAAGCGATCGAGGCTGGTCGATCCTGCAAGCCTAGGATAGATCTATCCAGAGCCACATTCACACCAGCCTTGGCAGTAATCCGAGGCGAAACGGCGCCGTTCGCCTCATCCGCTGGAAGGCGAATATGGACAAAGCCCACATCTCCCAACGATTCGATCAGTTCTACCTGACCTTGGCCAGCCGCCAACCATTCCGCAGAAGCATCCTCTGTTAAAAGAATATCTTCTGGTCGGACACCGAGAGTCACTTTTCTCGAGCCGCTTGGTTCTAACTCGGGGCATTGGCTGGCTGCGAGCTCCAGTTGAATTCCGCAACCGCGGAACTGGAACCGGCCATTCTCCTGGACCAATTCTCCCTCGAGCAAATTCATACCGGGCGTTCCCAGAAAGCTGGCCACAAACCGATTCGCGGGCTTGTGATAAACCTCGCTCGGAGGTCCAACCTGCTGTAAAACTCCCTTATCCATCACTGCGATTCGATCGCCCAGCGTCATCGCTTCGACCTGATCGTGAGTGACGTAAATCATCGTCGCACCGAGGCGACGATGGAGTTCTTTCAATTCACGCCGCATCTCGACCCGCAACTTGGCGTCAAGATTCGACAAAGGCTCGTCAAACAAAAAGGCAGCCGGTTCGCGTACGATTGCACGCCCCAGGGCTACCCGCTGACGCTCCCCTCCCGAAAGTTCTCGCGGATAGCGATCTAGCAGTTTGCCTATTCCTAAGGTATCGGCCACTTGGTCGACCTTCGCGGGAATCTGCTGAAACTGCTCTTCACGTTTCGCAGCACTCTCGGAATTTTGCCAACGCCGCCACATCCGGGATACCAAGTTCCCACCATAGCGAAGCCGGAGCCCGAACGACATATTTCGTCGGACGGTCATGTGGGGATACAACGCGTAGTTTTGGAAAACCATTGCGATGTCACGATCTTTTGGCGAAACGTGAGTAACGTCTCGATCCCCAATTGTGATCTGGCCGTTCGAAACCTCTTCCAGACCAGCAATCATCCGCAATGTGGTCGTTTTTCCACAACCACTGGGACCCACCAGGACCAGAAACTCTCGATCGGCGACCTCTAAGTTCAGCTCGGAAACGGCAGCAACTGAATCGGAAAATCGTTTGCTAACTTGGTTTAGAACGACTTTCGCCATGATCAATTGCTACTGCCTGCCGGCTGGCTTACCTACCAAACGGAAAACGGCTCTCGAAATGAAAGCCGTGCTACATGCTGAACTTAGTGGCAGTCACAATCCCGCTAAGATACCGGTCTCTAGGCCCAGTGTCAACCAACTGCAACGCTAGCGACCCCGACTAAACCCCGCGAATGGCGATTGCCGAGGCCTGACCTTGCGGGCTGAAATTCAAGCTGACGAACACCCCGTCGGACGAGATCTCTTGGGGCTCGCACCCCACATTCAGATCGCATTTGGGGTCACGCGTAGCGAAACCAAGCGTACCGGGGAGTGTTTTACGCTGTTGAGCGAGCAGACTACCAATGACTTCTACGATGCCGCTGCCGGCACCCAGGTTACCGAAGTAACTCTTCATTGCAATGACCGGAGTTTTATTTGCCAAGTCTCCCAAAAATTTTGTCAGACCGGCAGCTTCATCCCAATCAGACTGCTGAGCCCCCAATCCGTGGGAGTTAATATGCTGGATATCGCCAGGCTTGATTCCGGCGTCGCGGCAAACAATCGCCAAAGCATTGGCAATCGCGGTCGGCCGGTCGGCCGTTCGATCAGCATTCCAACCCGTGGAAATCGATTGCCCGAGCACTTCTCCCAGAATCTTGGCGCCGCGGGCCTCTGCATGTTCAAGCGATTCAAGCACGAGGGCCCCTGCCCCTTCACCGATTACCATACCACGACGATTCAGGTCGAACGGCAGGCATCTCCCTGCCTCTTCGTCGCTTCCCTCGTTGATCGGGTCCTGTAGGAAAGTGTGCACCGTTCGTGTTTCATGCACGCGCGTACCCGTCGAGCCTGAGATGATCACGTCGGCGTGCCCACGAGCAATAGTCATCATGGCTTCGCCCAAAGCAGCCCCAGCCGACGCTTCGCGCAGGGTGATCGAGTTATTGGGACCACGCATATCGTTGAAGATCGCAACGTGGGAAGCCGGCATGTTTGGCAAATACTTGAGCAGCCACAGCGGCGTGATCTCAGGGAGCCCCTTTTCTGCCCACTTCTCGAAGGCGAATTCACCACCTTCATTCAGACAGGCAGCCGTCGCTTTGTCGAACTCTTCGGGGAGCGTCATCATATAGTCGGAACCAAAAATGACACCCGACTTTTCCGGGTCGTAATCCCCCACCGCCAGACCGCTGTGCTGAAGCGCTCGCTGTGCGGCTGCGACACCCATTTGGATCTCGCGGCACATCACCTTCAGATTCTTTCGAATCGAACGTGTCTGCTCTTTGCTGACGTCGCCAAAGTCGCCGATATGACCGGTGAATTCAGTCGCTTCACCGGCGTACGGACTCGGCAGCGCATCAGCCGGAAGGCTCTCGATTTTGCGAATTCCAGATACGCCAGCTCCAAGGGCATTGGCGAAGGAGTCCAGATCCATGCCAAGCGGGCTGATCTGTCCCATACCGGTAATGACTACTCGTCTCGATTGCATTCGTACGCCTATCGACACCGGGGCAAAAGAGTGCATGCCGTGGGTGCTGGGGATTCTTAATAGTGACCCA
The Blastopirellula marina genome window above contains:
- the nusA gene encoding transcription termination factor NusA, with translation MNPSEVLRIVDAIHRDKKIDKEIVFQAIESALVSASRKYHSEDAEVVINIDRKDGSISGHIDGVPMDPEETVGRIGAQTAKQVIIQKIREAERDALHEEYDDLIGQMVNGIVHRSEGGATIVTLDNVEAILPRSEQIPGESFHANDRVRAVIFEVRKQGSRVKVVLSRTNKKFVERLFEQEIPEITENVIEIRNISREPGYRSKVAVDSSDQRVDCVGACVGVRGNRIKNIVDELAGERIDIVRWSENPQELITNALQPAEVEEVILCQMMGRAIVLVREDQLSLAIGRRGQNVRLASKLCGWDIEIMLREELEEQIERAVSGFSTIEGITEEVAEQLVGEGFLSYDDLSVIETDALMEMGEYTEEQVEQIRDLAEQQAEQAERAMEAERRRIRDEKLKDGSAQ
- a CDS encoding ABC transporter ATP-binding protein, producing MAKVVLNQVSKRFSDSVAAVSELNLEVADREFLVLVGPSGCGKTTTLRMIAGLEEVSNGQITIGDRDVTHVSPKDRDIAMVFQNYALYPHMTVRRNMSFGLRLRYGGNLVSRMWRRWQNSESAAKREEQFQQIPAKVDQVADTLGIGKLLDRYPRELSGGERQRVALGRAIVREPAAFLFDEPLSNLDAKLRVEMRRELKELHRRLGATMIYVTHDQVEAMTLGDRIAVMDKGVLQQVGPPSEVYHKPANRFVASFLGTPGMNLLEGELVQENGRFQFRGCGIQLELAASQCPELEPSGSRKVTLGVRPEDILLTEDASAEWLAAGQGQVELIESLGDVGFVHIRLPADEANGAVSPRITAKAGVNVALDRSILGLQDRPASIAFRATTLHWFDGKTGLRLSSPGRD
- a CDS encoding beta-ketoacyl-[acyl-carrier-protein] synthase family protein; translated protein: MQSRRVVITGMGQISPLGMDLDSFANALGAGVSGIRKIESLPADALPSPYAGEATEFTGHIGDFGDVSKEQTRSIRKNLKVMCREIQMGVAAAQRALQHSGLAVGDYDPEKSGVIFGSDYMMTLPEEFDKATAACLNEGGEFAFEKWAEKGLPEITPLWLLKYLPNMPASHVAIFNDMRGPNNSITLREASAGAALGEAMMTIARGHADVIISGSTGTRVHETRTVHTFLQDPINEGSDEEAGRCLPFDLNRRGMVIGEGAGALVLESLEHAEARGAKILGEVLGQSISTGWNADRTADRPTAIANALAIVCRDAGIKPGDIQHINSHGLGAQQSDWDEAAGLTKFLGDLANKTPVIAMKSYFGNLGAGSGIVEVIGSLLAQQRKTLPGTLGFATRDPKCDLNVGCEPQEISSDGVFVSLNFSPQGQASAIAIRGV